The Pseudofrankia inefficax genome window below encodes:
- a CDS encoding aldehyde dehydrogenase family protein: protein MTEILTERRSYVAGGWVDADETFDVENPADETTVASLAAASPADVERAILAARSSFDAGTWADTPAAQRARVLHALIDHIESRHAPLVATMVAEAGQPTFFAEFAQYQAGIALARATIDLYLSMPHEQASPVPLDDLVRGGLKASVRRHEPVGVVSAITPYNGAIIMAFQKVIPALLAGNSVVLRPSPLTPISSLVFGAAAQAADLPPGVLSVVVEEGSAGAELLTSHPGVDMVSFTGSTAVGRRILAQAAPTVKRVALELGGKSAQIYLPDAVDRVAAGAAAVVAMTSGQACVAATRIVVPADRKDEVVEAVSRAYAALVVGPPTDPKATMGPLINDAARARCAHFVAAAERHGGKVALGGGRPAGLDRGYYVEPTVLDLPDNSNPAAQEEIFGPVVSVLGYRDLDDAVRIANDSPYGLSGQVYGADTAAATAVARRLRTGAVNVNTGLFSAYAPSGGYKQSGLGRERGPDGIRAFQEVKHLAIGELR from the coding sequence ATGACGGAGATCCTCACCGAGCGGCGCTCGTACGTCGCGGGCGGCTGGGTCGACGCCGACGAGACGTTCGACGTCGAGAACCCCGCCGACGAGACGACCGTGGCGAGCCTCGCCGCGGCGTCACCGGCGGACGTCGAACGGGCGATCCTCGCGGCGCGCAGCAGCTTCGACGCCGGAACGTGGGCCGACACCCCGGCGGCGCAGCGTGCCCGGGTCCTGCACGCGCTGATCGACCACATCGAGAGCCGCCACGCGCCGCTGGTCGCCACGATGGTCGCCGAGGCCGGCCAGCCGACCTTCTTCGCCGAGTTCGCCCAGTACCAGGCCGGGATCGCGCTCGCTCGGGCCACCATCGACCTCTACCTGTCGATGCCGCACGAGCAGGCCAGCCCCGTCCCGCTCGACGACCTGGTCCGCGGCGGGCTCAAGGCCAGCGTGCGCCGCCACGAACCGGTCGGCGTGGTCTCGGCGATCACTCCGTACAACGGCGCGATCATCATGGCGTTCCAGAAGGTGATCCCGGCGCTGCTGGCCGGCAACTCGGTCGTGCTGCGGCCCAGCCCGCTGACGCCGATCTCCTCGCTGGTCTTCGGCGCCGCCGCGCAGGCCGCCGACCTGCCGCCCGGCGTGCTCAGCGTCGTCGTCGAGGAGGGCTCGGCCGGCGCGGAGCTGCTCACCAGCCATCCCGGCGTCGACATGGTGTCGTTCACCGGCTCCACCGCCGTCGGCCGGCGCATCCTCGCCCAGGCCGCACCGACCGTGAAACGGGTCGCGCTGGAGCTCGGCGGGAAGTCGGCGCAGATCTACCTGCCCGACGCGGTGGACCGGGTCGCCGCCGGTGCCGCCGCGGTGGTGGCGATGACGTCGGGCCAGGCCTGTGTCGCCGCGACCCGCATCGTCGTGCCCGCCGACCGCAAGGACGAGGTGGTCGAGGCGGTCTCCCGTGCCTACGCGGCCCTGGTGGTCGGCCCGCCGACCGACCCGAAGGCCACCATGGGCCCGCTCATCAACGACGCCGCCCGCGCGCGCTGCGCCCACTTCGTCGCCGCCGCCGAGCGGCACGGCGGAAAGGTCGCCCTCGGCGGCGGCCGCCCGGCCGGGCTGGACCGTGGCTACTACGTCGAGCCGACCGTGCTCGACCTGCCGGACAACAGCAATCCGGCGGCCCAGGAGGAGATCTTCGGCCCGGTCGTCAGCGTGCTCGGCTACCGCGACCTCGACGACGCGGTCCGGATCGCCAACGACAGCCCCTACGGCCTGTCCGGCCAGGTCTACGGCGCCGATACCGCCGCGGCGACTGCGGTCGCCCGCCGGCTGCGCACCGGTGCCGTCAACGTCAACACCGGCCTGTTCAGCGCCTACGCCCCGAGCGGCGGCTACAAGCAGAGCGGCCTCGGGCGCGAGCGCGGGCCCGACGGCATCCGGGCCTTCCAGGAGGTCAAGCACCTCGCCATCGGCGAGCTGCGCTGA